The Balaenoptera acutorostrata chromosome 10, mBalAcu1.1, whole genome shotgun sequence genome has a window encoding:
- the TADA3 gene encoding transcriptional adapter 3 isoform X2, producing the protein MSELKDCPLQFHDFKSVDHLKVCPRYTAVLARSEDDGIGIEELDTLQLELETLLSSASRRLRVLEAETQILTDWQDKKGDRRFLKLGRDHELGAPPKHGKPKKQKLEGKAGHGPGPGPGRPKSKNLQPKIQEYEFTDDPVDVPRIPKNDAPNRFWASVEPYCADITSEEVRTLEELLKPPEDEAEHYKIPPLGKHYSQRWAQEDLLEEQKDGARAAAVADKKKGLMGPLTELDTKDVDALLKKSEAQHEQPEDGCPFGALTQRLLQALVEENIISPMEDSPIPDMSGKESGADGASTSPRNQNKPFSVPHTKSLESRIKEELIAQGLLESEDRPAEDSEDEVLAELRKRQAELKALSAHNRTKKHDLLRLAKEEVSRQELRQRVRMADNEVMDAFRKIMAARQKKRTPTKKEKDQAWKTLKERESILKLLDG; encoded by the exons ATGAGTGAGCTGAAGGACTGCCCCTTGCAGTTCCACGACTTCAAGTCTGTGGACCACCTGAAGGTCTGTCCCCGCTACACAGCAGTGTTGGCCCGCTCTGAGGATGATGGCATCGGTATCGAGGAGCTGGACACTCTGCAGCTGGAGCTTGAGACCCTGCTTTCTTCTGCCAGCCGACGCTTGCGGGTGCTTGAGGCCGAAACCCAG ATCCTCACCGACTGGCAGGATAAGAAAGGTGACCGACGATTCCTGAAGCTGGGTCGAGACCATGAGCTTGGTGCTCCCCCCAAACATGGGAAGCCCAAGAAGCAGAAACTGGAAGGGAAGGCAGGACATGGGCCGGGCCCTGGCCCTGGGCGACCCAAATCCAAAAACCTTCAGCCCAAGATCCAGGAATACGAATTCACTGATGACCCAGTCGACGTGCCACGTATCCCCAAGAATGACGCCCCCAACAG aTTCTGGGCTTCGGTGGAGCCCTACTGTGCCGATATCACCAGTGAGGAGGTGCGCACGCTAGAGGAGCTACTGAAACCCCCAGAAGATGAGGCTGAACATTACAAG ATTCCGCCCCTGGGGAAGCACTACTCCCAGCGCTGGGCACAGGAGGACCTGCTGGAGGAGCAGAAGGACGGGGCCCGGGCAGCAGCCGTGGCTGACAAGAAGAAAGGCCTCATGGGGCCACTGACTGAACTGGACACGAAAG ATGTGGATGCCCTGCTGAAGAAGTCTGAGGCCCAGCACGAGCAGCCGGAAGACGGGTGCCCCTTTGGTGCCCTGACGCAGCGACTCCTGCAGGCCTTGGTGGAG GAAAATATTATTTCCCCCATGGAGGACTCTCCTATTCCAGACATGTCTGGAAAAGAATCGGGGGCTGACGGGGCAAGCACCTCTCCCCGCAACCAGAACAAACCCTTCAG TGTGCCGCATACCAAGTCCCTGGAGAGCCGCATCAAGGAGGAGCTGATCGCCCAGGGCCTGCTGGAATCTGAGGACCGCCCTGCAGAGGACTCGGAGGACGAAGTTCTGGCGGAGCTGCGCAAACGGCAGGCCGAGCTGAAGGCGCTCAGTGCCCACAACCGCACCAAGAAGCACGACCTGCTGAG GCTGGCAAAGGAGGAGGTGAGTCGGCAAGAGCTGAGGCAGCGGGTCCGCATGGCAGACAATGAGGTCATGGACGCCTTCCGCAAGATCATGGCTGCCCGGCAGAAGAAGCGGACCCCCACCAAGAAGGAGAAGGACCAGGCCTGGAAGACTCTGAAGGAGCGTGAGAGCATCCTAAAGCTGCTGGACGGGTAG
- the ARPC4 gene encoding actin-related protein 2/3 complex subunit 4, with protein sequence MTATLRPYLSAVRATLQAALCLENFSSQVVERHNKPEVEVRSSKELLLQPVTISRNEKEKVLIEGSINSVRVSIAVKQADEIEKILCHKFMRFMMMRAENFFILRRKPVEGYDISFLITNFHTEQMYKHKLVDFVIHFMEEIDKEISEMKLSVNARARIVAEEFLKNF encoded by the exons ATG ACTGCCACTCTCCGTCCCTACCTGAGTGCCGTGCGGGCCACACTGCAGgctgccctctgcctggagaATTTCTCCTCCCAGGTGGTGGAGCGACACAACAAGCCGGAAGTGGAAGTCAG GAGTAGCAAAGAGCTCCTGCTACAGCCTGTGACCATCAGCAGGAATGAGAAGGAAAAGGTTCTGATTGAAGGCTCCATCAACTCTGTCCGGGTCAGCATTGCTGTGAAACAG GCTGATGAGATCGAGAAGATTTTATGTCACAAGTTCATGCGCTTCATGATGATGAGAGCAGAGAACTTCTTTATCCTCCGAAGGAAACCAGTGGAG GGGTATGACATCAGTTTTCTGATCACCAACTTCCACACAGAACAGATGTATAAACACAAGTTGGTGGACTTTGTGATCCACTTCATGGAAGAAATCGACAAGGAGATCAGTGAGATGAAGCTCTCGGTCAATGCCCGTGCGCGCATTGTGGCCGAGGAGTTCCTCAAGAAT
- the TADA3 gene encoding transcriptional adapter 3 isoform X1, translating to MSELKDCPLQFHDFKSVDHLKVCPRYTAVLARSEDDGIGIEELDTLQLELETLLSSASRRLRVLEAETQILTDWQDKKGDRRFLKLGRDHELGAPPKHGKPKKQKLEGKAGHGPGPGPGRPKSKNLQPKIQEYEFTDDPVDVPRIPKNDAPNRFWASVEPYCADITSEEVRTLEELLKPPEDEAEHYKFSLEISAVNGKGPCTRTILHLTSWKLFCIAVCFSSIPPLGKHYSQRWAQEDLLEEQKDGARAAAVADKKKGLMGPLTELDTKDVDALLKKSEAQHEQPEDGCPFGALTQRLLQALVEENIISPMEDSPIPDMSGKESGADGASTSPRNQNKPFSVPHTKSLESRIKEELIAQGLLESEDRPAEDSEDEVLAELRKRQAELKALSAHNRTKKHDLLRLAKEEVSRQELRQRVRMADNEVMDAFRKIMAARQKKRTPTKKEKDQAWKTLKERESILKLLDG from the exons ATGAGTGAGCTGAAGGACTGCCCCTTGCAGTTCCACGACTTCAAGTCTGTGGACCACCTGAAGGTCTGTCCCCGCTACACAGCAGTGTTGGCCCGCTCTGAGGATGATGGCATCGGTATCGAGGAGCTGGACACTCTGCAGCTGGAGCTTGAGACCCTGCTTTCTTCTGCCAGCCGACGCTTGCGGGTGCTTGAGGCCGAAACCCAG ATCCTCACCGACTGGCAGGATAAGAAAGGTGACCGACGATTCCTGAAGCTGGGTCGAGACCATGAGCTTGGTGCTCCCCCCAAACATGGGAAGCCCAAGAAGCAGAAACTGGAAGGGAAGGCAGGACATGGGCCGGGCCCTGGCCCTGGGCGACCCAAATCCAAAAACCTTCAGCCCAAGATCCAGGAATACGAATTCACTGATGACCCAGTCGACGTGCCACGTATCCCCAAGAATGACGCCCCCAACAG aTTCTGGGCTTCGGTGGAGCCCTACTGTGCCGATATCACCAGTGAGGAGGTGCGCACGCTAGAGGAGCTACTGAAACCCCCAGAAGATGAGGCTGAACATTACAAG TTCTCTCTAGAGATATCAGCTGTCAACGGAAAAGGTCCATGTACACGCACCATTCTGCACCTTACATCTTGGAAATTGTTCTGTATTGCCGTCTGTTTCAGTTCC ATTCCGCCCCTGGGGAAGCACTACTCCCAGCGCTGGGCACAGGAGGACCTGCTGGAGGAGCAGAAGGACGGGGCCCGGGCAGCAGCCGTGGCTGACAAGAAGAAAGGCCTCATGGGGCCACTGACTGAACTGGACACGAAAG ATGTGGATGCCCTGCTGAAGAAGTCTGAGGCCCAGCACGAGCAGCCGGAAGACGGGTGCCCCTTTGGTGCCCTGACGCAGCGACTCCTGCAGGCCTTGGTGGAG GAAAATATTATTTCCCCCATGGAGGACTCTCCTATTCCAGACATGTCTGGAAAAGAATCGGGGGCTGACGGGGCAAGCACCTCTCCCCGCAACCAGAACAAACCCTTCAG TGTGCCGCATACCAAGTCCCTGGAGAGCCGCATCAAGGAGGAGCTGATCGCCCAGGGCCTGCTGGAATCTGAGGACCGCCCTGCAGAGGACTCGGAGGACGAAGTTCTGGCGGAGCTGCGCAAACGGCAGGCCGAGCTGAAGGCGCTCAGTGCCCACAACCGCACCAAGAAGCACGACCTGCTGAG GCTGGCAAAGGAGGAGGTGAGTCGGCAAGAGCTGAGGCAGCGGGTCCGCATGGCAGACAATGAGGTCATGGACGCCTTCCGCAAGATCATGGCTGCCCGGCAGAAGAAGCGGACCCCCACCAAGAAGGAGAAGGACCAGGCCTGGAAGACTCTGAAGGAGCGTGAGAGCATCCTAAAGCTGCTGGACGGGTAG